In Vibrio sp. NTOU-M3, the following proteins share a genomic window:
- a CDS encoding RluA family pseudouridine synthase gives MHQPEQLFTRFTTPISEYALPERFTFPFYYQPHPLCELAAHQLQQHLLEQREWQHNFGVETQETTSAKAVGKMFGVLIVKNQQGEIGFLSAFSGKIADQNLLPCFVPPVFDMLTNDGFFKNDLAAITTINEKVIQLTTKSNLAELQSTLERSNEQYQEEEEQQRANMIQARAARKQKRHEASRDLNEEQLSLVLDELAKESVAEKNVLKYLKQEWEQRIGCVQNEVDHLNHQIDDLKEQRKSLSNALQHKLFTQYRFLNADGEYQDLNQIFAANSNPIPPAGAGECAAPKLLHYAYMHQMQPIAMAEFWWGTSPKSEVRQHKKFYPSCHSKCQPILGHMLKGLLVDPNPLEENWAENKELEILYQDDAIVVVNKPSGLLSVPGKTIKDSAYTRLQTLFPDVEGPYVIHRLDMATSGILVFALTKRANKSLQKQFITRGVEKRYVALIEGELQPEQGEISLPLRGDPDDRPRQLVCFEHGKPALTTWQVIEVKDGRTKLYLHPKTGRTHQLRVHCAHHLGLNKPMVGDGLYGEKANRLHLHAELLQFDHPYAKQRMTFQADSDF, from the coding sequence ATGCATCAACCTGAGCAACTGTTTACCCGTTTTACAACTCCCATCAGTGAATATGCACTACCTGAGCGATTTACCTTCCCTTTTTACTATCAGCCACATCCTTTATGTGAGCTTGCGGCACATCAATTACAACAGCACTTATTAGAACAGAGGGAATGGCAGCATAACTTTGGGGTCGAAACTCAAGAAACCACCTCTGCCAAAGCGGTTGGCAAAATGTTTGGTGTACTGATCGTTAAAAACCAACAGGGAGAGATTGGCTTTCTAAGTGCTTTTTCAGGGAAAATAGCCGACCAGAACCTGCTGCCCTGCTTTGTCCCACCGGTTTTTGACATGCTGACAAACGATGGGTTCTTTAAAAATGACTTAGCCGCTATCACAACCATTAACGAAAAAGTCATTCAACTCACTACGAAATCAAATCTAGCAGAACTTCAGTCGACACTAGAGAGATCAAATGAGCAGTACCAAGAAGAAGAGGAACAGCAACGAGCAAACATGATTCAGGCTCGCGCCGCTCGTAAGCAAAAGAGGCATGAAGCTTCACGCGATTTAAACGAGGAGCAACTTAGCCTTGTATTAGATGAGCTCGCTAAAGAAAGTGTTGCTGAAAAAAATGTACTGAAATATCTAAAACAAGAGTGGGAACAGCGCATCGGTTGTGTCCAAAATGAGGTCGATCATTTAAATCATCAAATTGATGATTTAAAAGAACAACGAAAAAGCCTCTCTAACGCTTTGCAACACAAGCTATTTACACAGTATCGATTTTTAAACGCTGACGGTGAGTATCAAGATCTCAATCAAATTTTCGCTGCAAATAGTAACCCAATTCCACCAGCTGGAGCAGGAGAGTGCGCTGCTCCTAAATTGCTGCATTATGCCTACATGCATCAAATGCAACCTATCGCTATGGCTGAGTTTTGGTGGGGAACCTCACCGAAATCAGAAGTACGCCAGCACAAAAAGTTTTACCCATCTTGCCACAGCAAGTGTCAACCGATACTGGGTCATATGTTAAAAGGCCTTCTTGTTGATCCAAATCCTTTAGAGGAAAACTGGGCAGAAAATAAAGAGTTAGAAATTCTCTACCAAGATGACGCTATCGTTGTCGTCAACAAGCCTTCTGGGCTACTTTCTGTGCCGGGGAAAACCATTAAAGACTCGGCCTATACTCGCCTACAAACCTTATTTCCTGACGTTGAAGGACCTTACGTCATCCATCGATTAGATATGGCGACATCTGGCATTTTGGTATTTGCACTAACGAAACGAGCCAATAAGAGTTTGCAAAAACAGTTCATCACTCGTGGTGTCGAAAAGCGTTATGTCGCACTCATCGAAGGAGAATTGCAACCTGAACAAGGCGAGATATCACTTCCGTTACGGGGAGACCCTGATGACAGGCCACGCCAACTAGTTTGTTTCGAACACGGCAAACCCGCCCTGACCACATGGCAAGTGATTGAAGTAAAAGATGGACGAACCAAGCTTTATCTTCACCCAAAAACTGGCCGGACACACCAACTCAGAGTCCATTGCGCCCATCATCTTGGTTTAAACAAACCGATGGTTGGCGACGGCTTGTATGGAGAAAAAGCAAACCGATTACATCTTCATGCCGAATTACTGCAATTTGATCATCCATACGCGAAACAAAGAATGACCTTTCAGGCTGACTCTGATTTCTAA
- the fghA gene encoding S-formylglutathione hydrolase — translation MTLENISKNKVYGGWHKQYTHQSRTTNCTMRFAIYLPPSASKTNPVPVLYWLSGLTCTDENFMQKAGAFRDAAELGIAIVAPDTSPRGEDVANDEGYDLGQGAGFYLNATQEPWSQHYHMYDYIAVELPKLIEANFPVSSIKSISGHSMGGHGALTIGLKHPDQYRSISAFSPISNPMQCPWGQKAFNAYLGNDFESWKQYDASELLKQAKADLPILVDQGDADDFLVEQLKPEALLAAAEVHDSNIQLRMQPGYDHSYYFISSFIEDHLRFHGQYLAS, via the coding sequence ATGACTCTCGAAAATATCAGTAAAAACAAAGTCTATGGCGGTTGGCATAAGCAATACACGCACCAATCACGTACGACAAATTGTACTATGCGTTTTGCTATTTACCTTCCACCAAGTGCAAGTAAAACGAATCCAGTTCCAGTCTTATACTGGCTTTCAGGGTTAACCTGTACCGATGAGAACTTTATGCAGAAAGCAGGTGCTTTTCGCGATGCAGCTGAGCTTGGTATCGCGATCGTCGCACCGGACACAAGCCCAAGAGGCGAAGACGTTGCGAATGATGAAGGCTATGATTTAGGCCAAGGCGCTGGTTTTTACCTAAATGCAACGCAAGAACCATGGTCACAGCACTACCATATGTATGACTACATAGCTGTGGAGTTACCAAAGTTAATTGAAGCAAATTTCCCTGTGTCTTCGATTAAGTCGATTTCTGGCCATAGCATGGGTGGACACGGCGCACTGACTATCGGTTTAAAGCACCCGGATCAATATCGCTCAATTTCTGCATTCAGCCCAATCAGCAACCCAATGCAATGCCCTTGGGGACAAAAAGCTTTTAATGCTTACCTTGGAAATGATTTTGAAAGCTGGAAACAATACGATGCCAGTGAACTGCTTAAACAAGCGAAAGCTGACTTACCGATTTTAGTTGATCAAGGTGATGCGGATGATTTCTTGGTCGAGCAATTGAAACCTGAAGCACTACTGGCAGCGGCTGAAGTTCATGATTCAAACATCCAATTGCGAATGCAACCAGGATATGATCACAGCTATTATTTTATCTCTAGTTTTATTGAAGACCACTTGCGCTTTCATGGACAGTATTTGGCGAGTTAG
- a CDS encoding DUF4382 domain-containing protein has protein sequence MRSDVLSLVAAMVAMIFLSACGGGDGGSGTIGSTSRVSFSVSDAPVDSADEVVIAFEQIELVVDEETSVLIDVDDGVNDYVQVNLLDFQGTDAKLLVTEESIPAGTYENLILHISDESGVNYVIDNTGQVTLKQPSNKLRLGGFEVTQDAVQSFTIEFDLRMSLVMRGNLGNNNGYILKPHGVTIVNNDSAVSLYGTVDPNLFDEGDCATQDGNMVYLYSGNGLDADLLIDLVDPEDETFTGEPVIPENSIVPVTSVAVAENGSYEFGFLSAGAYTAAFVCDGESDDSIEYNPEVVIPAAPTLASPGVKLVEVTLENGIAAVADFNF, from the coding sequence ATGCGTAGTGATGTCTTGAGTCTTGTGGCAGCAATGGTTGCAATGATATTTCTGAGTGCGTGTGGCGGTGGTGATGGAGGTAGTGGAACAATAGGTAGCACTTCTCGAGTTTCATTCTCTGTGTCTGATGCTCCTGTTGATTCAGCGGATGAAGTTGTTATTGCATTCGAACAAATTGAATTGGTTGTCGATGAGGAAACCTCGGTGTTGATTGACGTCGATGATGGGGTAAATGATTACGTTCAAGTCAACCTGCTCGATTTTCAGGGAACGGATGCCAAGTTATTGGTAACAGAAGAGAGTATTCCCGCTGGTACTTACGAAAATCTCATTTTGCATATCAGTGATGAATCGGGTGTCAATTACGTGATTGACAACACAGGCCAAGTTACTCTTAAACAGCCAAGCAATAAGTTAAGGCTTGGTGGCTTTGAAGTTACACAAGATGCGGTGCAGAGCTTTACCATAGAATTTGATTTGCGTATGTCTTTAGTGATGAGAGGCAATTTGGGAAATAACAATGGTTACATTCTCAAGCCTCATGGGGTGACTATCGTCAATAATGACTCTGCTGTCTCGCTCTATGGTACCGTAGACCCGAATCTATTTGATGAGGGTGACTGTGCAACTCAAGATGGCAATATGGTTTATCTCTATTCCGGAAATGGGTTAGATGCCGATTTACTGATTGATCTCGTTGACCCTGAAGATGAAACCTTTACTGGGGAACCCGTTATTCCAGAAAATAGCATTGTTCCTGTTACCAGTGTTGCCGTTGCAGAAAATGGCAGTTATGAATTTGGCTTTTTATCGGCTGGTGCTTATACCGCAGCGTTTGTGTGTGATGGTGAATCGGACGACTCAATTGAATATAACCCTGAGGTGGTTATTCCAGCGGCACCAACGCTTGCTTCCCCAGGAGTTAAGCTGGTTGAGGTAACACTGGAGAATGGCATTGCAGCGGTTGCTGACTTCAATTTTTGA
- the yqfB gene encoding N(4)-acetylcytidine aminohydrolase produces the protein MNSKGNAPRKITFFEFLTPLILSGQKTITIRDESESHYVPGTDVEVYTLETDRKVCDIHIESIEPIQFDEIGQYHAEQEFIELPKLKQIIRDIYPNTNTLYVIAFKLIGS, from the coding sequence ATGAATAGTAAAGGCAATGCCCCTAGAAAAATAACTTTCTTCGAATTTCTTACCCCACTCATTCTCTCAGGGCAAAAAACTATTACCATTAGAGATGAGTCAGAAAGCCACTATGTACCGGGAACAGACGTAGAAGTATATACACTAGAAACTGACAGAAAGGTGTGTGATATCCACATCGAATCCATCGAACCAATTCAATTTGATGAGATTGGTCAGTACCATGCAGAACAAGAGTTCATCGAGTTGCCTAAATTGAAGCAAATCATCCGTGATATCTATCCAAATACAAATACCCTGTATGTAATCGCTTTTAAACTGATAGGCTCATGA